Proteins from a single region of Argiope bruennichi chromosome 6, qqArgBrue1.1, whole genome shotgun sequence:
- the LOC129971935 gene encoding uncharacterized protein LOC129971935 produces MRSGDLLIQTKSKKQADTLSKLTTLGSWPIKVSLHKTLNFSRAVVSEQSLVQHSDTELVEELRSQGVCAARRIHVRRDGRLIPTKHVVLTFETPVLPKFIRAGYLRCNIRPYIPNPLRCYQCQRYGHSRQSCRGKMVCGKCSSLDHETNTCDSEILKCPNCACAHAASSKFCPKWQMEKEILAIKIKNNITFKEARQIVNDRMPKSGVSYSSLLKSKPENTNVGSTQTEELLTKIVCPPLKKLQPLKANVTQTKKLPTKTDYYASKLATPVDTSSSCTSPVAAVALHTDPEVCSNNKPTKELRKKLKSSGITNQLPPDELLSINPSSSDLSEMDMEPSTQLDDVTAGKVKKKSQRKR; encoded by the coding sequence ATGCGTTCTGGCGATCTCCTTATTCAAACGAAATCAAAAAAGCAAGCAGATACTCTGAGTAAACTTACTACCTTAGGTTCATGGCCAATAAAAGTATCTCTTCACAAGACATTGAATTTCTCACGGGCGGTTGTCTCGGAACAATCTCTTGTACAACACTCTGACACAGAATTAGTGGAAGAATTACGATCCCAGGGGGTCTGCGCCGCTCGTCGCATTCATGTTCGACGTGACGGACGTTTAATTCCCACAAAGCATGTTGTTCTTACATTTGAAACGCCTGTTCTACCAAAATTCATACGTGCTGGATATTTGCGGTGTAACATTCGTCCATACATACCTAATCCTCTGAGATGTTACCAGTGTCAGAGGTATGGTCACTCTCGGCAATCATGTCGTGGTAAAATGGTATGTGGTAAATGTTCTTCATTGGATCATGAAACTAACACATGCgattcagaaatattgaaatgcCCTAACTGTGCATGCGCTCATGCagcatcttctaaattttgcccTAAATggcaaatggaaaaagaaatcctagccattaaaataaaaaacaacataaCCTTTAAAGAAGCCCGCCAAATAGTCAATGATAGAATGCCTAAGTCTGGTGTATCGTATTCCTCTCTTTTGAAATCAAAACCAGAAAACACTAATGTCGGTTCAACTCAAACCGAAGAATTATTAACGAAAATTGTTTGCCCTCCTCTCAAAAAATTACAACCTTTAAAAGCAAATGTAACACAGACGAAAAAACTTCCAACTAAAACTGACTATTATGCATCTAAGCTTGCAACTCCTGTAGATACTAGTTCCAGTTGTACTTCACCTGTTGCAGCTGTTGCTCTACATACAGACCCTGAAGTATGCAGTAATAACAAACCGACGAAAGAActccgaaaaaaattaaaatcttctggtATTACCAATCAACTTCCGCCTGATGAACTTTTATCTATTAATCCATCCTCTTCAGACCTCTCTGAAATGGATATGGAACCTTCTACGCAGCTCGATGATGTTACTGCAggcaaagttaagaaaaaatctcaaCGTAAACGCTGA